A single Pedobacter sp. PACM 27299 DNA region contains:
- a CDS encoding DUF1634 domain-containing protein produces the protein MGKNKKVTDYDMEQLIGQVLRYGVLTSGMIAIIGGIWYLIQSGSGIPNYTSFSGEPAGYTSLTGIIKGLAAGSAKEIIQLGVVILIATPILRIVFSLVSFILEKDRLYVVITLIVLLIIIFSMFGGLKV, from the coding sequence ATGGGAAAGAATAAAAAAGTGACCGACTATGATATGGAACAACTGATTGGTCAGGTTTTAAGGTATGGCGTATTAACGTCTGGGATGATCGCCATTATAGGTGGCATCTGGTACCTGATTCAAAGTGGCTCAGGAATCCCAAATTACACTTCGTTTAGTGGAGAACCCGCCGGATACACCAGTTTAACAGGGATCATTAAAGGTCTAGCAGCAGGCAGTGCGAAGGAAATTATACAGTTGGGTGTGGTCATTCTGATTGCTACCCCAATCCTGCGCATTGTTTTTTCTTTAGTCTCTTTTATACTGGAAAAAGATAGGCTTTATGTAGTAATTACCTTAATCGTACTGCTTATTATCATATTCAGTATGTTCGGCGGACTCAAAGTCTAG
- a CDS encoding TerD family protein, translating to MAINLRKGQRENINAPKFTVGLGWDTNSSTGHDFDLDASVFMLGENKKLVSDDYFVFYNNLNSPDGAIEHTGDNLTGEGDGDDESIKVDLSKVDPRVSELCIVVTIHEAGARKQNFGQVRNSFVRIVDQNGMELMTYELEEDFSIETAVEFGRIYRRNGEWKFEAVGAGMNGGLQDYLNKYE from the coding sequence ATGGCTATTAACCTAAGAAAAGGACAGCGGGAGAACATCAATGCTCCAAAATTTACAGTAGGATTAGGATGGGATACGAACAGTTCCACCGGACATGATTTTGATTTAGATGCTTCGGTGTTTATGCTTGGAGAAAACAAAAAACTGGTATCAGATGATTACTTTGTTTTTTATAACAATCTGAATTCGCCAGATGGCGCAATCGAACATACTGGTGACAACTTAACCGGAGAAGGTGACGGAGATGATGAAAGCATTAAAGTTGACCTTTCAAAAGTTGATCCGAGAGTTTCGGAGCTTTGTATCGTCGTGACGATTCATGAGGCTGGAGCCCGCAAGCAGAATTTTGGTCAGGTGAGAAACTCTTTTGTTCGCATCGTAGATCAGAATGGAATGGAGCTGATGACGTATGAGTTAGAAGAAGACTTCTCTATTGAAACTGCAGTGGAATTTGGCAGAATTTACCGAAGAAATGGAGAATGGAAATTTGAAGCCGTAGGCGCAGGAATGAATGGCGGTTTACAGGATTACCTGAATAAATACGAATAA
- a CDS encoding GIY-YIG nuclease family protein, whose product MTMKHLITKEQETFLKKHKISSELLFDAQGEDISENLQKSMTEADKVIACNTAPCTENDTHTLRTIGGFCPQCDTTKIAAALRELKPGYIYFSGSKRGGLIKIGSTNEGKSKTLTLNLATARDGGYDDWELLFSAKTPTLGRVERLITDKLAEYKAAYQSEKSGKLQNGGELYRCSFLKAKEAYLAVTEENQFDFTQVSEKKHITSEYQFKNLKMTARKAVIEA is encoded by the coding sequence ATGACAATGAAGCACCTAATAACAAAGGAACAGGAAACTTTTTTAAAAAAGCACAAAATCTCATCCGAACTATTGTTCGATGCCCAAGGAGAGGACATATCAGAAAATTTGCAGAAAAGTATGACTGAAGCTGACAAGGTGATTGCTTGCAACACCGCGCCATGCACGGAGAATGACACCCATACGTTAAGAACGATTGGAGGTTTTTGTCCACAATGCGATACGACTAAAATTGCTGCTGCTTTAAGGGAACTTAAACCAGGTTACATTTACTTCTCAGGGTCCAAAAGAGGAGGATTAATTAAAATCGGTTCAACAAACGAAGGAAAGAGTAAGACACTTACCTTAAATTTAGCTACTGCCAGAGATGGCGGTTATGACGACTGGGAACTTCTTTTCAGTGCAAAAACACCAACACTAGGAAGAGTAGAACGTTTAATCACTGATAAACTTGCAGAATACAAAGCAGCTTATCAAAGTGAAAAAAGCGGTAAACTACAGAACGGCGGCGAATTATACAGATGTTCGTTCCTGAAAGCTAAAGAAGCTTATCTTGCCGTTACTGAAGAAAATCAATTTGATTTCACTCAGGTGAGCGAAAAGAAACACATCACTTCTGAATACCAATTCAAAAATTTGAAAATGACAGCTAGAAAAGCAGTTATCGAAGCATAA